In a genomic window of Halobacterium zhouii:
- a CDS encoding ATP-binding protein, whose protein sequence is MSSEYPSLFESCQPRDDVLDGSLQEEQFAAKLSTVVHNPEKAAPVYRDPDSFYDMTYPTEGLRTLLSNLTGRFLATTKYDPGSYTSSILCLDTRFGGGKTHDLIASYHLAENPVDIDDLSHYLLDGDEELAADYQDAVAEGLDIATGVFIGTKADSKDARHADDDPDAPNTRTMWGELAYQLYGLDGYEYLKDYDQDRDAPGEGTLSKLFAQHDQPALILIDEIADYMNKAAGTPVGDKTLADQTLSFVMALLEAAAESEHVTVVYSIADTAFGEQADRVRDGVRDHIEEVNEIGRRQHKTVTPTDENEIGQVLQHRLFSEVPENAAHEAADSYFQFYDQEDRQYPQEATDAGYVDVLAREYPFHPSLIDALTDKIDTIPRFQRTRDALRLLARAVYYLWNHQPDSYDRHWIRIYDLTVADDDPGGGIQTILRERLFDFVDLGPAVTADIYDDDGTAHAQLEDRKWTENGLPPLGTHLTTTVLWHSLAYGEQAAGLTHADLNLAIGHPNLNFDDYDAALSALRGDDMDVACYFLYEEERLRFKQEPNLIRIIDQRIESTPEASAHSRFQNRLTSKEIGDGGFQPVEFPESPADLPDTPDTPKLAVMHPDTAAVEDGGDTPPNRVTQLYEQQAAKHEGETETRIYKNYALFLAPDADRMDAAIDEARRLEAIEALLDSPEQKADLSSEQIEELRERSDEAQLMLGELVRNVYRHLYYPDRDGLTHITIGATESNGGTTLVDAVQTTLEDKIVKRDAGARGSAHVQQKLWQQTQDAMSTEALVNQYAKKPGLDYLFSTKPIRETVSSLVSDHGYAYWDGESGTAYWVGTTEPETWPHPEPFAKSPDVETSIRDSDVQIGSDFVVYRDIDALVDDHLDEIDRPEQTVATCAECGAEVENPEGSEPYYCEEHQSDTTCSSCGKEVASEQLLDARGRCEECQPDESWEASKKMMSASRAFSEVRRDAESKAGTDRTPLLEEVTIQVGGDEPFQAAKFISQRPGFKAREDSVTVRMQYETQTDDGTYSAEFTGSPSRFRDVIDQPGSFGDDRETIQFRFQFDEPEPITDEGDDLLAALDNDLDAGNIDVRVEGRGPIQASSEVTV, encoded by the coding sequence ATGAGTAGTGAGTATCCCTCTCTATTCGAGAGCTGTCAGCCACGAGACGACGTCTTAGACGGCTCGCTCCAGGAGGAACAGTTCGCTGCGAAACTCTCGACTGTCGTCCACAACCCTGAGAAGGCAGCACCAGTCTATCGAGACCCCGACTCGTTCTACGATATGACCTATCCCACGGAGGGTCTCCGCACGCTGCTCTCCAATCTCACGGGGCGTTTCTTGGCGACCACAAAGTACGACCCCGGCTCGTATACTTCGAGCATTCTCTGTCTCGACACACGGTTCGGTGGTGGGAAAACGCACGACCTCATCGCCTCTTACCATCTTGCTGAGAACCCCGTAGATATTGACGACCTCTCACACTACCTGCTGGACGGCGACGAGGAGCTTGCGGCCGACTATCAAGATGCGGTGGCAGAGGGCCTCGATATTGCGACGGGGGTCTTCATCGGAACGAAGGCTGATAGCAAGGATGCCCGCCATGCCGACGACGATCCGGATGCTCCGAATACCCGGACGATGTGGGGTGAACTCGCGTACCAGCTCTATGGGCTCGATGGCTACGAGTACCTCAAGGACTACGACCAAGACCGGGACGCCCCCGGTGAGGGGACCCTCTCGAAACTCTTCGCTCAGCACGACCAGCCGGCCCTCATTCTGATCGACGAAATCGCCGACTACATGAACAAAGCCGCGGGCACGCCTGTCGGCGACAAGACGCTCGCCGATCAGACGCTTTCGTTCGTGATGGCGCTCCTCGAAGCGGCTGCCGAATCGGAGCACGTCACGGTCGTCTACTCTATCGCGGATACGGCCTTTGGTGAGCAGGCTGACCGGGTTCGTGATGGCGTCCGTGACCATATCGAGGAGGTCAATGAGATTGGCCGACGGCAGCACAAGACGGTCACGCCGACCGACGAAAACGAGATCGGACAAGTCCTTCAGCACCGACTCTTCTCGGAAGTTCCAGAAAACGCCGCGCACGAAGCCGCCGACTCATACTTCCAATTCTATGACCAGGAAGACCGGCAGTATCCACAGGAAGCCACCGACGCTGGCTACGTGGATGTCCTCGCTCGCGAATACCCCTTCCATCCCTCCTTAATCGACGCTCTCACGGACAAGATCGATACGATACCTCGATTCCAGCGCACGCGTGATGCCCTCCGCTTACTTGCTCGAGCCGTCTACTACCTCTGGAATCACCAGCCCGACAGTTACGACCGCCACTGGATTCGGATCTACGACCTCACAGTCGCTGATGACGATCCTGGCGGCGGGATTCAGACGATCCTTCGTGAGCGTCTATTCGACTTCGTCGATCTCGGTCCCGCAGTGACCGCCGACATCTACGACGACGATGGTACCGCGCACGCCCAGCTTGAGGACCGAAAATGGACCGAAAACGGTCTCCCACCTCTCGGTACCCATCTGACGACGACAGTTCTCTGGCACAGCCTTGCATACGGAGAACAGGCTGCAGGCCTAACTCACGCCGATCTGAACCTCGCTATCGGCCACCCCAATCTGAACTTCGACGACTACGATGCCGCCCTATCCGCACTCCGGGGCGACGATATGGACGTCGCTTGTTACTTCCTCTACGAGGAAGAGCGCCTCCGATTCAAGCAAGAACCAAATCTGATCCGGATCATCGACCAGCGGATCGAGTCTACTCCCGAAGCGAGCGCTCATTCGCGTTTCCAGAACCGTCTCACCTCGAAGGAAATCGGCGATGGTGGCTTCCAGCCGGTGGAGTTCCCTGAATCGCCGGCGGACTTACCGGATACCCCGGATACGCCGAAGCTCGCGGTGATGCATCCGGATACCGCTGCTGTCGAAGACGGCGGCGATACGCCGCCGAACCGGGTAACTCAGCTCTACGAGCAGCAAGCCGCAAAACACGAGGGAGAGACTGAGACGCGAATCTACAAGAACTACGCTCTGTTCCTCGCCCCTGACGCTGATCGAATGGATGCTGCAATCGACGAGGCTCGGCGTCTCGAGGCTATAGAGGCCCTGCTTGATAGCCCTGAACAGAAAGCCGACCTCTCCTCGGAACAAATCGAGGAGCTTCGAGAACGGAGCGACGAGGCACAGCTGATGCTCGGAGAGCTCGTTCGGAACGTCTACCGACACCTCTACTACCCTGACCGGGACGGGCTCACCCACATCACCATCGGTGCGACCGAATCCAACGGCGGGACGACACTGGTCGACGCTGTCCAGACAACGCTCGAGGATAAGATCGTGAAACGCGACGCCGGCGCTCGTGGGTCCGCTCACGTCCAACAGAAGCTCTGGCAGCAGACCCAGGACGCCATGTCCACCGAAGCGCTGGTCAACCAATACGCGAAGAAGCCGGGGCTGGACTACCTCTTCAGCACAAAACCGATTCGAGAGACTGTCTCGTCCCTCGTTAGTGACCACGGGTACGCATATTGGGATGGCGAGTCTGGGACAGCGTACTGGGTCGGGACAACGGAGCCTGAAACGTGGCCGCATCCGGAACCGTTCGCGAAATCCCCCGATGTCGAGACCTCGATTCGGGACAGCGATGTCCAAATCGGGAGTGACTTCGTCGTTTATCGAGATATCGACGCGCTCGTCGACGACCACCTCGACGAAATCGACCGGCCAGAACAGACGGTTGCTACCTGTGCCGAGTGTGGGGCGGAGGTTGAAAACCCAGAAGGCAGCGAACCCTACTACTGTGAGGAACACCAGTCCGATACGACCTGTAGCTCCTGCGGAAAAGAGGTCGCTAGCGAGCAGCTGCTGGACGCACGCGGACGCTGCGAGGAATGCCAGCCAGACGAATCCTGGGAGGCGAGCAAGAAGATGATGTCCGCTTCGCGGGCGTTCTCAGAGGTTCGTCGCGATGCGGAATCGAAGGCCGGAACTGACCGGACGCCGCTGCTTGAAGAGGTGACCATCCAGGTCGGTGGGGACGAACCTTTCCAAGCGGCCAAGTTCATCAGTCAGCGCCCCGGATTCAAAGCCCGCGAAGACTCGGTGACGGTTCGAATGCAGTACGAAACCCAGACTGACGACGGGACGTACAGCGCGGAATTCACGGGGTCACCGAGCCGATTCCGGGACGTGATCGACCAGCCCGGCTCGTTCGGCGATGATAGAGAGACCATCCAGTTCCGCTTCCAGTTTGACGAGCCCGAACCGATTACTGACGAGGGTGACGACCTCCTCGCTGCCCTCGATAATGACCTCGATGCGGGCAACATCGACGTCCGGGTCGAAGGGCGTGGCCCGATTCAGGCGAGCTCGGAGGTGACGGTCTGA
- a CDS encoding DUF7680 family protein — translation MASRGSEFETSPAEGTEEDRLVRYGTSMFGGRPTFTLVRRETDGGGEWTLHELLPREQAEARRDRLERDGRSLSITPVEDLVSDIAGDDLLSKLDGWTWDEWAGAKVARLDPTRVRALQDVVREAIEGTPGDSSEVLTGGAGFVFLPETAGVRLAVAFRGVKPIQRIDRMRSLARGVARMSDEECYYWYAKCRSPSSPNGEKALRVLLTDHIE, via the coding sequence ATGGCGAGTCGCGGTTCGGAATTTGAGACCTCACCCGCCGAGGGGACAGAGGAGGATCGGCTGGTTCGCTACGGGACGAGTATGTTCGGTGGCCGCCCGACGTTCACACTCGTCCGACGAGAGACAGACGGCGGCGGAGAGTGGACGCTGCATGAACTACTCCCTCGTGAACAGGCTGAAGCCCGCCGTGATCGCCTGGAGCGGGATGGTCGTTCGCTGAGTATCACACCAGTCGAGGATCTCGTCTCGGACATTGCTGGGGACGACCTCCTATCCAAGCTCGATGGTTGGACGTGGGATGAGTGGGCCGGCGCAAAGGTCGCACGGCTTGACCCGACCCGCGTCCGTGCGCTCCAGGACGTCGTCCGGGAGGCGATTGAAGGCACGCCAGGAGATTCATCAGAAGTTCTCACTGGCGGGGCTGGGTTCGTGTTCCTACCCGAAACGGCAGGCGTCCGGCTTGCTGTTGCCTTCCGTGGCGTGAAGCCGATCCAACGTATCGACCGGATGCGGTCGCTGGCTCGCGGCGTTGCACGGATGAGCGATGAGGAGTGTTACTACTGGTACGCAAAGTGTCGGTCTCCGTCGAGTCCGAACGGCGAAAAGGCCCTTCGAGTGTTGCTGACGGACCATATTGAGTGA